The genomic stretch GACCGCCAGCAACGCGGTGGCGAGCAGGCCGGTGGACACGAACAGATGCAGATGGCTTCGCACGTTGCATTCCTCCGATGCGGGCCGACCGGGCATGGCGGCCCGGACGACGGGAATCCTCAGAGATAGGAATCGAGGCCCTCGACCTCGAGGCGTTCGAGCAGCCTCTTGACGTCCTGCGAGCGGTCCACCGGACAGACCATGGTGACCCGATCCGTGCTGACCACGACGAGATCCTCGACGCCGATCAGCGCCGTCAGCCGATCTTCTCCGTGCACCACGTTCGAGGCCGCGTCGACCGCGACCACCCGGCCGCGGAAGGCATTGCCTTCGGAGTCGTGCGGCCAGAGATCGCGCATGGCAGCCCAGTGCCCGACGTCGTTCCAGCGGAACGTAACCGGCAGCACGACCACGTCGTCGGCCTTCTCCATGAGCGCGTAGTCGATCGAGATCGACGGGACCGACTCGTAGGCCTTCTGGAACGCGGGCCCGAAGGCCTCGGTTCCCGGTCGCGCGGTGCCGGCCAGCTCCCGCAGGGGCCCGACGACGCCGGGAGCGTGCTCCTGCAGTCCGGCGGCCACGACCGAGGCACGCCACACGAACATGCCGCTGTTCCAGAGATGGCGCCCCGAGGCCAGGTAACTCTCGGCCGTCTGCAGGTCGGGCTTCTCGCGGAAGGCCGCCACGCGCAGCGCCTCGGCCGCGCCCTCCACCGCTGCGCCCGTCTCGATGTACCCGTAGCCGGTCTCGGGCCGATCGGGGCGGACGCCGAAGGTGATGAGATGCTCGCCGTGGCGCGCCATATCGAAGGCCTCGCCCAGGCGCTCGCGGAACTGGGTCGCCGGGGTGATCAGATGGTCGCTCGGGAGTACGGCGAACGGCACGTCCTCGCCGCGCTCGAGCAGAAGGGTTGCGGCCAGAGCGACCGCCGGCGCGGTGTTGCGCCCCGTGGGCTCGGCCAGGACCTGCGCGGGGGGGATCTCCGGCACGACCTCGCGAACCGCGTCCACGAGGTCCGCGCTCGTGATGACCCACTGGTTCTCGGGCGGGACCAGTGGCTCCAGGCGCTCGCAGGTGAGCGCCAACAACGAGCCCTGGCCGGTGAAGTCCAGCAGCTGCTTGGGACGCTCGCGTCGCGACAAGGGCCAGAAACGGGTTCCACGTCCGCCCGCGAGGACGAAGGCGTGCGGAGCCCCGCTCATGCCCCCGCGTCTCCGACCTCGGCCCGCGCCTTCGCGATCGCATCCTCCATCCGATCGCGGTAGGCGCCGAGGGTCTCGGCGTCATCCGCTTCGACCCTCATCACGAGCGCCGGTTGCGTGTTGCTCGCCCGGACCAGCCCCCAGCCCTTGTCGAAGGTCACACGGACACCGTCGATGTCGACGATGGGAGCCCGCCCGCGGAAGTGCTCGCGCACGCGATCCACGACCTCGAATTTCACGGCATCGGGACAGTCGACCCGGATCTCCGGCGTTGCGTGCAGAGTGGGAACGTCGGCGAGCAACTCGCTCAGAGGTCGGTCGTGACGCGCCACGATCTCGAGTAGACGCACGGTCGCGAAGAGCGCGTCGTCGAAGCCGTACCAGTTCTCGCCCAGGAACAGGTGACCGCTCATCTCGCCGGCCAGTGGCGCACCCGTTTCCTTCATCTTCTGCTTGATCAGCGAGTGGCCCGTCTTCCAGATCATGGCCTCGCCGCCCGCCGCGTTCACGGCGTCGGTGAGCGTCTGGCTGCACTTGACGTCGTGGATCACCGTCGCCCCCGGCGAGCGCTCCAGCAGGTCGCGCGCGAAGAGCACGAGGAGGCGATCGCCCCAGAGGATCTCGCCACGATCGTCGATCACGCCGACCCGGTCGGCGTCACCGTCGTACGCCATCCCGAACTCCAGACCGTCGTCGACGACACGCCGGCGAAGATCCTTCAGGTACTCGGGAATGGTCGGGTCTGGGTGGTGGTTCGGGAAGGTGCCGTCGGGTTCGTCGAAGAGCGCCACCGGTTCCTGCCCGAGGGCGGCGAACAGGCGGGCGGCCACGAGCGACGCCGCGCCGTTGCCACTGTCGTAGGCGAAGCGCACCGGTCGATCGATCGAAACCTTCGATCGGACGTCCTCGACGTAGGGACCGAGCACGTCGCGTTCGCCCGAGGACCCTTCACCCGTCTCGTAGTCCTCGGCCTCGATCAGTCGCCGCAGATCCTGGATCTGCTCACCGAAGAAACTGCCGCCGTGGAGGACGAGTTTGAAACCGTTGAACTCGGGAGGATTGTGGCTGCCGGTGATGACGACACCGGCCTGTTCCTCGCCGGTGGCCTGGGCGTGGTAGAACACACCCGTGGGTGCCGCTCCGTAGTCGACGACGTCGCAGCCGGTCGATCGCAGCCCGCGTACGAGCTGATCACGGAGTTCGACCCCGCTGGGCCGGACGTCGCGGGCGACCCCGACCCGGGTCGCGCCCGCGCGCCGAAAGGCCGTGCCGAGCGCGCGGCCGAGCGCCAGGACGAAGTCCGGTCGGAGATCGGTGTCCACGACACCACGAACGTCGTACTCGCGGAAGATGTGCGCCGGGACCGACATCTTCGTCTCCCTGGTGTGGGACCCTTCGAACCGTCGGCGCCGGCGTCGCCCCTCGACGACCCCGGCACCGAACACGATCTACGGACGCTCGATCCAGACCTGGACCTCGGCCGTCACGTCGCGGTGCAGCTTCACCGGAACGGTGTAGTTGCCCAGCGCACGCAGCGGTTCGTCCAACATCACGTGCTTGGCCTCGACCGTATGACCCTTCTCGACCAGGGCCGAGGCGATCATCTGGGCCGTGACACTGCCGTAGAGCTTGTCCTCGTCACTGGCCGCGGCCGAGATCTTCACCGCGACGTCCTTCATGGACTCGGCGAGTTCCTCGGCCGACTTGCGGTCGCGGTCGTCACGAGCCTCGAACGCAGCCAGACGGATCTCGAGTTCCTTCTTCTTCGCGGTGTCCGCACGAACGGCCAGGCCCTCAGGGAACAGGTAGTTCCGGGCGTATCCGTTCGCGACGTTCACGGTCTCGCCGCGACGGCCGACCTTGTCGACGTCGTGCAGCAGGATGATCTGCATGGTCGGCCCCCTAGCGGTAGTATTCCTTCACGAACGGGAGCAGGGCGAGGTGGCGGGCCCGCTTCACGGCCTTGGCCAGCTCACGCTGCATCTTCGGCGAGGTGCCGGTGTTGCGACGCGGCGAGATCTTCCCGCGCTCGCTCACGAAACGTCGCAGCAGATCGATGTCCTTGTAGTCGATCGCCACGATCGCGTTCTCCGTGAACCAGCACTTCTTGGGCTTTCCACCCCGCCGATCCGCGCGCTTCTTCTTGCGACGGTTGTCACGCTTGCGACTGGCCATGCTCTACTCCTCCTCTTCCTCTTCGCCGGCACCTTCGGCGCTCAGCTTGCCGCGCTTGGCCTGGCTGGCGCGATTGCGCTCGGCCCATTGCTCGTCGACCACGATGAGGTGACGGAGCACCTTGTCGTCGAGGCGCAGGTCGCGATCGGCCGCGACCACGAGCGAGTTGTCGGCGGTGAACTTGAGCAGATGGTAGTCGCCGTTGGTCTGCTTCTCGATCGGATAGGCCAGCTCGCGGCGACCCCAATGGTCGTGGAGCTGCACCTCGCCTCCGTGCTCGGTGACCGAGCTCTGGAAGCGCTCGACGATCGCCGTGGCGTCGGCTTCCGAGATCCCCGGATGCAACACCATGACGCACTCGTACTTCTGCACGCTTGGCCCTCCCTGTGGACTCAGGCGGCCCGGCTCGACCTCCGCGACGTCGCGGCGATGCGTCCGGGCAGGGACGGATGGCCGGCCGCTCGCCCCCGAGGGGGTCTGCGACCGAGCCGTCCAGTGTAGAGCGCCGTCACGGCGCTCGCAAGACGGGACGGGCGCACGGCCCGCCCCGGAGAACTAGCCGACGAACCAAGGCAGGAAAACCAGTGCCACCACGGTCATCAGCTTCACCAGGATGTTGAGCGAGGGGCCCGAGGTGTCCTTGAAGGGATCACCCACGGTGTCGCCGACCACGGCCGCCTTGTGGGCCTCGCTGCCCTTGCCGCCGTACTCGCCACCCTCGATGTACTTCTTCGCGTTGTCCCAGGCACCGCCGGCATTGGCCATGAAGATGGCCATCATCACGCCCGTGACCAGTGCACCGGCCAGGAGGCCGCCGAGCGCCTGCACACTCCACAGACCGACGACGATCGGTGCCGCCACGGCCATCAGACCGGGCACGACCATCTGCCGCAGCGACCCCTCGGTCGAGATGGCCACACACCGTGCAGCGTCCGGCGCGGCCTTGCCCTCGAGCAGACCGGGGATGTCGCGGAACTGCCGACGGATCTCGTCGACCATCTTGTTCGCGGCCTTGCCCACCGCCCGCATGGTGAGCGCGCTGAACAGGAAGGGCAGGAACCCACCGATGAGCA from Candidatus Krumholzibacteriia bacterium encodes the following:
- a CDS encoding sugar phosphate nucleotidyltransferase, translating into MSGAPHAFVLAGGRGTRFWPLSRRERPKQLLDFTGQGSLLALTCERLEPLVPPENQWVITSADLVDAVREVVPEIPPAQVLAEPTGRNTAPAVALAATLLLERGEDVPFAVLPSDHLITPATQFRERLGEAFDMARHGEHLITFGVRPDRPETGYGYIETGAAVEGAAEALRVAAFREKPDLQTAESYLASGRHLWNSGMFVWRASVVAAGLQEHAPGVVGPLRELAGTARPGTEAFGPAFQKAYESVPSISIDYALMEKADDVVVLPVTFRWNDVGHWAAMRDLWPHDSEGNAFRGRVVAVDAASNVVHGEDRLTALIGVEDLVVVSTDRVTMVCPVDRSQDVKRLLERLEVEGLDSYL
- a CDS encoding phosphomannomutase/phosphoglucomutase — its product is MSVPAHIFREYDVRGVVDTDLRPDFVLALGRALGTAFRRAGATRVGVARDVRPSGVELRDQLVRGLRSTGCDVVDYGAAPTGVFYHAQATGEEQAGVVITGSHNPPEFNGFKLVLHGGSFFGEQIQDLRRLIEAEDYETGEGSSGERDVLGPYVEDVRSKVSIDRPVRFAYDSGNGAASLVAARLFAALGQEPVALFDEPDGTFPNHHPDPTIPEYLKDLRRRVVDDGLEFGMAYDGDADRVGVIDDRGEILWGDRLLVLFARDLLERSPGATVIHDVKCSQTLTDAVNAAGGEAMIWKTGHSLIKQKMKETGAPLAGEMSGHLFLGENWYGFDDALFATVRLLEIVARHDRPLSELLADVPTLHATPEIRVDCPDAVKFEVVDRVREHFRGRAPIVDIDGVRVTFDKGWGLVRASNTQPALVMRVEADDAETLGAYRDRMEDAIAKARAEVGDAGA
- the rplI gene encoding 50S ribosomal protein L9 yields the protein MQIILLHDVDKVGRRGETVNVANGYARNYLFPEGLAVRADTAKKKELEIRLAAFEARDDRDRKSAEELAESMKDVAVKISAAASDEDKLYGSVTAQMIASALVEKGHTVEAKHVMLDEPLRALGNYTVPVKLHRDVTAEVQVWIERP
- the rpsR gene encoding 30S ribosomal protein S18, with the translated sequence MASRKRDNRRKKKRADRRGGKPKKCWFTENAIVAIDYKDIDLLRRFVSERGKISPRRNTGTSPKMQRELAKAVKRARHLALLPFVKEYYR
- the rpsF gene encoding 30S ribosomal protein S6; translation: MQKYECVMVLHPGISEADATAIVERFQSSVTEHGGEVQLHDHWGRRELAYPIEKQTNGDYHLLKFTADNSLVVAADRDLRLDDKVLRHLIVVDEQWAERNRASQAKRGKLSAEGAGEEEEEE